From the Cryptomeria japonica chromosome 2, Sugi_1.0, whole genome shotgun sequence genome, one window contains:
- the LOC131056052 gene encoding pathogen-related protein, translating to MSSVEILGEKVAGVGLSDGDDPYRGNINGESEKNTVWRHGAPPSYTQVNTLFERTRTKVWPKGSLEETVQNLVKTWEMELSHKTQLQDFKTIDPHNFSLSVNGRPGLSGKETLEVGSYNVLMQTSLPEELQYYKTSRETFESSHEIFRTAFPGGFAWEVVEVYTGPPVVNFKFRHWGVMEGPFKGYAPTGETVQFTGIAIAKVDEKVRMKEVEVYYDPAELCGGLLRGQFDQNYGEYKTGIEGCPFFA from the exons ATGTCTTCTGTAGAAATCTTAGGAGAGAAAGTTGCAGGTGTGGGATTGAGCGATGGTGATGACCCATATCGTGGGAATATAAATGGAGAGTCTGAGAAGAATACAGTGTGGAGACATGGAGCTCCCCCTTCTTACACTCAAGTCAACACCCTCTTTGAAAGAACCAGAACCAAG GTATGGCCCAAAGGTTCCCTGGAAGAAACTGTGCAGAACCTGGTGAAAACATGGGAGATGGAGCTTTCGCATAAGACTCAACTTCAGGACTTCAAAACAATTGATCCCCACAATTTCTCACTCAGTGTAAACG GTAGGCCTGGTCTATCAGGAAAGGAGACACTAGAAGTGGGTAGCTACAATGTGTTAATGCAAACTTCTTTACCAGAGGAGCTTCAGTACTACAAGACATCCAGGGAAACATTTGAGTCCTCTCATGAAATATTTCGGACTGCATTTCCAGGAGGATTTGCATGGGAAGTTGTGGAGGTTTACACAGGGCCTCCTGTTGTGAACTTCAAATTCAGGCATTGGGGTGTCATGGAGGGCCCCTTCAAAGGCTATGCTCCCACTGGAGAAACAGTCCAATTCACCGGAATAGCCATTGCTAAG GTGGATGAGAAGGTGAGAATGAAGGAGGTTGAAGTATATTATGACCCTGCAGAACTGTGTGGAGGATTGCTTAGAGGGCAGTTTGACCAAAATTATGGGGAGTATAAGACTGGGATAGAGGGCTGCCCCTTCTTTGCTTAG